A stretch of Desulfobacter hydrogenophilus DNA encodes these proteins:
- a CDS encoding helix-turn-helix domain-containing protein: MKRTGRKFVSPIEPLALKWLSLIEFSDEESNRTKLRAQAIRLSNSGYSINQISQICLTTQETVSKWIDGWGKYQFDSLIDKPRPGRTPLIPGDKHDEVIDIVKKNPRQLKSAITEIEGTFGKKISVKTLKRIIKKNCVGVEDGNLSKANAMRTSSGTRKRKLKS; encoded by the coding sequence ATGAAACGTACGGGTAGAAAATTTGTTTCTCCAATTGAGCCATTGGCATTAAAATGGCTGTCACTTATTGAATTTTCGGATGAAGAGTCAAACCGTACTAAACTTAGGGCTCAAGCAATTCGATTGAGCAACTCTGGGTATAGTATCAATCAGATTTCACAAATATGTTTGACTACTCAGGAAACAGTTTCGAAGTGGATCGATGGATGGGGAAAATATCAATTTGACTCTTTAATTGATAAACCACGTCCTGGAAGGACACCACTGATCCCTGGTGATAAACATGATGAAGTCATTGATATTGTAAAGAAAAATCCAAGACAACTTAAAAGTGCCATTACTGAAATAGAGGGAACGTTTGGTAAAAAAATCAGCGTAAAAACCCTGAAACGAATTATAAAAAAAAACTGCGTTGGTGTCGAGGACGGAAATCTCTCAAAAGCAAACGCAATGAGAACGAGTTCAGGGACGCGCAAAAGGAAATTGAAATCTTGA
- a CDS encoding IS630 family transposase, with protein sequence MRWCRGRKSLKSKRNENEFRDAQKEIEILKDEDKANIIDLYYFDESGFTGVPEIPYAWQEADEQLLLPSGKTSRINVLGFLNKQNDFFPCVFNCSVTSDIVVACFDVFSRSITKRTIVVLDNAPIHHSAIFKAQVGTWEERGLFLYFIPKYSPELNLIEILWKHIKYFWLSTSAYKGFKFLKAELDNILASVGKEFTISFS encoded by the coding sequence CTGCGTTGGTGTCGAGGACGGAAATCTCTCAAAAGCAAACGCAATGAGAACGAGTTCAGGGACGCGCAAAAGGAAATTGAAATCTTGAAAGATGAAGATAAGGCAAATATCATTGACTTGTATTATTTTGATGAATCTGGCTTTACCGGCGTGCCTGAGATTCCATATGCCTGGCAAGAGGCGGATGAGCAGCTTTTACTTCCGAGCGGAAAAACCTCAAGAATCAATGTGTTGGGTTTTTTGAATAAGCAAAATGACTTTTTCCCTTGCGTTTTTAATTGCTCGGTTACTTCAGATATTGTCGTGGCCTGCTTTGATGTTTTTTCACGTTCCATAACAAAAAGAACCATCGTTGTTCTGGACAATGCTCCAATACATCACAGCGCCATTTTTAAAGCTCAAGTTGGGACATGGGAAGAAAGAGGACTTTTTCTATACTTTATCCCCAAATATTCACCGGAGTTGAATCTGATTGAAATTTTATGGAAACATATCAAATACTTTTGGTTATCAACATCTGCTTATAAAGGATTTAAATTTTTGAAAGCTGAGTTGGATAATATATTGGCAAGTGTCGGTAAGGAATTTACAATTTCGTTTTCTTAA